One genomic window of Actinoalloteichus hoggarensis includes the following:
- a CDS encoding helix-turn-helix domain-containing protein, whose product MKLLARHRRLVGEERDEARAELARRYAQGATLRELAVAVGWSYGGVRRLLLESHVPLRRRGGNMRRQRVVSLPQSLSGDRHAHG is encoded by the coding sequence ATGAAGCTGCTCGCGAGACACCGCCGTCTGGTCGGTGAAGAGCGTGACGAGGCTCGCGCCGAGCTGGCCCGGCGGTATGCGCAGGGCGCGACGCTACGGGAACTCGCGGTCGCGGTGGGGTGGTCGTACGGCGGAGTGCGGAGGCTGTTGTTGGAATCGCATGTTCCTCTCCGGCGTCGTGGCGGCAACATGCGGCGTCAACGAGTGGTCTCGCTGCCACAGTCTCTGAGCGGCGATCGGCACGCTCATGGTTGA
- a CDS encoding SsgA family sporulation/cell division regulator: MRNDHVTLCSRAVFDLLAPRTPAVPVNVELRYDTRDPYAVVAAFQTGRGGSVEWVFARDLLADGLIAEVGDGDVRIRPAVDNPEVVVVELSSPSGHAMFEASAQELADFLDRTYDVVMPGNENLWVNVDDALARLLPHDRS, encoded by the coding sequence ATGCGCAATGATCACGTAACACTCTGTTCGCGAGCAGTGTTCGACCTCCTCGCACCGAGGACTCCCGCGGTGCCGGTCAACGTCGAACTCAGGTACGACACCCGCGACCCCTACGCGGTCGTGGCCGCCTTCCAGACCGGACGCGGCGGCTCGGTGGAGTGGGTGTTCGCCCGCGATCTGCTGGCCGACGGCCTCATCGCCGAGGTCGGCGACGGCGATGTCCGCATCCGCCCCGCGGTCGACAACCCGGAGGTCGTCGTGGTCGAGCTCAGCTCGCCCTCCGGACACGCGATGTTCGAGGCCTCCGCGCAGGAACTCGCCGACTTCCTGGACCGCACCTACGACGTCGTCATGCCCGGCAACGAGAACCTGTGGGTCAACGTCGACGACGCGCTTGCCCGACTCCTGCCGCACGACCGGTCCTGA
- a CDS encoding PIG-L deacetylase family protein, which translates to MAHPDDAELWAGGTIARYTARGIPTIIAVPEHHDPVRNREAAAGAAILGATLYQYDATAPDALAVLLRGTKPEIVITHPLRDMHADHRHLAEKLLAAVPDVVIATGRPHRVYTCDTYNSLTLDGPVPAHTTLDVTDTQPVKMRALTAHRSQPVDTHFARMAATLSRLWGARIGTSYAENFVPVPVLGRLPAASGL; encoded by the coding sequence ATGGCCCATCCCGACGACGCCGAACTCTGGGCAGGCGGGACCATCGCCCGCTACACCGCCCGCGGCATCCCCACGATCATCGCTGTCCCCGAACACCACGACCCGGTCCGTAACCGGGAAGCCGCCGCCGGCGCGGCGATCCTCGGCGCCACTCTCTACCAGTACGACGCCACCGCCCCCGACGCGCTGGCTGTTCTCCTACGCGGTACGAAACCCGAGATCGTCATCACCCACCCGTTGCGCGACATGCACGCCGACCACCGCCACCTCGCGGAGAAGCTCCTCGCCGCCGTGCCCGACGTCGTCATCGCCACCGGCCGACCCCACCGCGTCTACACCTGCGACACCTACAACAGCCTCACCCTCGACGGCCCCGTCCCCGCCCACACCACCCTCGACGTCACCGACACCCAACCCGTCAAGATGCGAGCACTGACCGCGCACCGCTCCCAACCCGTCGATACACACTTCGCCCGAATGGCCGCCACTCTCAGCCGCCTCTGGGGAGCCCGTATCGGCACCTCCTACGCGGAGAACTTCGTTCCCGTCCCCGTCCTGGGTCGGCTGCCTGCGGCAAGCGGGTTGTAG
- a CDS encoding RNA polymerase sigma factor has protein sequence MTQGDAEAFAELFDRYSRQAYSLARRLCVDPGIAEDVVQEAFLDLWRRPHGFRADRGSFSTWLLTLVHHRAVDAVRRESALRRRTAAEADAAVEEAVGGPDVDQEAMGRVVGGQVQEALRRLPDEQRQAIALAYYGGYTQGEVAAFTGVPLGTVKSRTFAGVRRLRGLLSSLLNTEEPRRDGTERGDGRE, from the coding sequence GTGACGCAAGGTGACGCCGAGGCGTTCGCCGAGCTGTTCGACCGGTACTCCCGGCAGGCGTACTCGCTGGCGCGCAGGCTCTGCGTCGATCCCGGAATCGCCGAGGACGTCGTGCAGGAGGCGTTCCTCGATCTGTGGCGTAGGCCGCACGGCTTCCGCGCCGATCGGGGCTCCTTCTCGACGTGGCTGCTGACGCTCGTGCATCACCGCGCCGTCGACGCGGTACGCCGGGAGAGCGCCTTACGGCGCCGTACGGCGGCGGAGGCCGATGCCGCGGTCGAGGAGGCAGTGGGCGGGCCCGACGTCGACCAGGAGGCGATGGGGCGGGTCGTCGGCGGACAGGTGCAGGAGGCGCTGCGCAGGCTTCCCGACGAACAGCGCCAGGCGATCGCCCTCGCGTACTACGGCGGCTACACCCAGGGCGAGGTCGCCGCGTTCACCGGCGTGCCGCTGGGCACGGTGAAATCCCGCACCTTCGCCGGGGTGCGACGACTGCGCGGACTGCTCTCGTCTCTGCTGAACACCGAGGAGCCGCGCCGCGACGGAACAGAAAGGGGGGACGGACGTGAGTGA
- a CDS encoding tyrosine-type recombinase/integrase, whose amino-acid sequence MSEEEMVVAWVEKHGGRWRVRYPVDGGRLASESGFATKTAARARANDIEAQQRNETFRDPAAGLTLLSEWIEVWSQAHDVSPGTWAKYRSHLRNHIEPRFGDTAVAEISRIKVKSWVKGLRTRLAPATVSDVVTLLSMLLGEAVEEDLIGSNPCRRLRIGAGDFRERQIAQAWQVRRITQRLPAGLGLLVTTAAYTGLRWGELAGLRWPHVDLAGGSVRVDAKTGALHEIGGRLMLGAPKTPASVRTVHLPKFLGDLLRTHRSEQDHAHVFTGADGGLLRRSNFRDRFWMPAVGGNAERGWAPLLPGFHFHDLRHTHKTWLIEDHIPEIAQHVRLGHRMRGVSGIYSHVTQPMIDRILAGLTRRWEITLVELGSGSAQNRSSQIPPMDAEHPAGDEHRRGI is encoded by the coding sequence ATGTCAGAGGAGGAAATGGTTGTGGCGTGGGTGGAGAAGCATGGTGGCCGGTGGCGGGTTCGCTATCCGGTTGATGGTGGTCGGTTGGCCTCGGAGTCGGGGTTCGCGACCAAGACCGCCGCGCGGGCGCGGGCTAACGATATCGAGGCACAGCAGCGGAATGAGACGTTCCGGGATCCTGCGGCGGGGTTGACGTTGCTGTCGGAGTGGATCGAGGTGTGGTCGCAGGCGCACGACGTGTCACCGGGGACGTGGGCGAAGTACCGGTCGCATCTGCGGAATCACATCGAGCCGAGGTTCGGGGACACTGCGGTGGCGGAGATTTCGCGGATCAAGGTGAAGAGCTGGGTGAAGGGCCTGCGAACTCGGTTGGCGCCAGCGACGGTGTCCGATGTGGTCACGCTGTTGTCCATGCTATTGGGCGAGGCGGTGGAGGAGGACCTGATCGGGTCGAACCCGTGTCGGCGGCTGCGCATCGGTGCCGGTGACTTCCGGGAGCGTCAGATTGCGCAGGCATGGCAGGTGCGGCGAATCACCCAACGTCTGCCAGCCGGGCTGGGCCTGCTGGTGACCACGGCCGCCTACACCGGCCTGCGGTGGGGGGAACTGGCGGGCCTGCGGTGGCCGCACGTCGACCTGGCAGGCGGGAGCGTACGGGTCGATGCCAAGACGGGCGCATTGCACGAGATCGGCGGTCGCCTGATGCTGGGGGCGCCCAAGACGCCCGCCTCGGTGCGCACCGTGCATCTGCCGAAGTTCCTCGGCGACCTGCTCCGCACTCACCGGAGTGAACAAGATCACGCGCATGTGTTCACCGGAGCAGACGGTGGGCTGTTGCGGCGGTCGAATTTCCGGGACAGGTTCTGGATGCCGGCCGTCGGAGGTAACGCCGAACGCGGCTGGGCGCCGCTCCTGCCCGGCTTCCATTTCCATGACCTACGTCACACGCATAAGACCTGGCTGATCGAGGACCACATCCCCGAGATTGCTCAGCATGTCCGCCTCGGGCACCGGATGCGCGGTGTCTCGGGGATCTATTCCCACGTCACGCAGCCCATGATCGACCGCATTCTGGCCGGCCTCACTCGGCGATGGGAGATCACCCTGGTAGAGCTCGGTTCCGGTAGTGCTCAGAACCGGTCCTCCCAGATTCCTCCCATGGACGCAGAACACCCCGCCGGTGACGAACACCGACGGGGCATCTGA
- a CDS encoding tyrosine-type recombinase/integrase, with the protein MGHVVMTPSGKYRANWREPSGTQRAKTFRTKREATAFLARIETQKADGGYVSPHAGRMLFGEHAARWMATWNTAVTTRARDASVMRTHVLPQWSSWQLGKIDEVAVQGWITDLGGRLSAATVAECHRLAMGVLRSAVRNKLIVTNPAAGVRLPRRTKTDRDEFVITREVLRSQLLPAVPDRHRAFVTVAAGSGMRWGEIAGLAFDAVDLTAGTVRVARTVVEVSGRRSVKATPKTAAGRRIIPLPRWALEALRNQVDRMRPGPRDLVFATDVGTPLSRGTWRARVWRPSLVRAGLLGEVEPIGANRWQARWTDTEGYEGVASFDAHRDAVLHVARHAGEGMTFHDLRHSYATWLVDDGVPINMVQRVLGHERSSTTLDIYTRRTDNSARLLDALDDPDDDEGTAGLLAPLR; encoded by the coding sequence ATGGGGCACGTAGTGATGACACCGAGCGGAAAGTACCGGGCAAACTGGCGGGAGCCGTCGGGTACACAGAGAGCGAAGACTTTCCGCACCAAGCGCGAGGCGACGGCGTTCCTCGCTCGGATAGAGACGCAGAAGGCAGACGGCGGCTACGTCTCACCGCATGCGGGCCGGATGCTGTTCGGCGAGCACGCCGCCCGTTGGATGGCGACGTGGAATACGGCGGTGACGACAAGGGCACGGGATGCGTCGGTCATGCGAACGCACGTCCTGCCGCAGTGGTCGTCCTGGCAACTCGGCAAGATCGATGAGGTCGCAGTTCAGGGCTGGATCACCGACCTCGGTGGACGGCTCTCGGCTGCGACCGTGGCCGAGTGCCACCGCCTCGCGATGGGCGTCTTGCGGTCGGCGGTTAGGAATAAGCTGATCGTGACGAACCCTGCGGCGGGTGTCCGCCTCCCTAGGCGAACCAAGACCGACCGGGACGAGTTCGTCATCACTCGCGAGGTGTTGCGCTCACAACTGCTTCCGGCTGTGCCGGACCGCCATCGTGCATTCGTGACGGTGGCGGCGGGCTCGGGGATGCGGTGGGGTGAGATCGCGGGCCTGGCGTTCGATGCGGTCGACCTTACCGCGGGCACCGTGCGGGTTGCTCGGACCGTGGTGGAGGTCAGCGGCCGACGCTCGGTGAAGGCGACACCGAAGACCGCCGCAGGAAGGCGAATCATCCCGTTGCCACGCTGGGCACTCGAAGCTTTGCGGAATCAGGTTGACCGAATGCGGCCCGGCCCTCGAGATCTCGTGTTCGCCACTGACGTCGGGACACCGCTAAGTCGTGGAACCTGGCGTGCTCGAGTGTGGCGCCCGTCGCTCGTCCGTGCGGGCTTGCTGGGCGAAGTGGAGCCGATCGGCGCGAACCGATGGCAGGCGCGCTGGACCGACACAGAGGGATATGAGGGCGTGGCCTCGTTCGACGCTCATCGTGATGCCGTGCTCCACGTCGCTCGGCACGCGGGCGAGGGGATGACCTTCCACGACCTCCGGCACTCATACGCGACATGGCTCGTGGACGACGGCGTGCCGATCAACATGGTCCAGAGGGTCCTGGGGCATGAACGGTCATCAACGACGCTGGACATCTACACCAGGAGGACGGACAACAGCGCGCGGCTTCTCGACGCGCTGGATGATCCTGACGACGACGAGGGAACAGCGGGCCTGCTCGCGCCGCTCCGCTGA
- a CDS encoding 6-pyruvoyl trahydropterin synthase family protein, translating into MVDGDAGTGRATSSWQVPAGTYRISRRFRFAAAHRLSGLPDGHKCRRVHGHTWTVRVTVVARDLVDPGWVVDFAALTPLGRYLDDNVDHRDLTEVLPVSPTAEHLAAWVADWCHRHLEPGRGWWLESVVVDEGGDSTVEFRPDREPAR; encoded by the coding sequence ATGGTTGACGGCGATGCTGGAACAGGACGAGCAACGTCGAGTTGGCAGGTGCCGGCGGGCACGTACCGCATCAGTCGGCGCTTCCGCTTCGCCGCGGCGCATCGCCTGTCGGGCCTGCCCGATGGGCATAAGTGTCGACGTGTCCACGGCCATACGTGGACGGTCCGTGTCACGGTGGTCGCCCGCGATCTGGTCGATCCGGGGTGGGTGGTCGACTTCGCCGCGCTCACCCCACTGGGCCGTTACCTCGATGACAACGTCGACCATCGTGATCTCACCGAGGTCCTGCCTGTCTCGCCGACCGCCGAGCACCTGGCGGCCTGGGTCGCCGACTGGTGCCACCGACACCTCGAACCAGGCCGGGGCTGGTGGCTGGAGTCGGTGGTCGTCGATGAGGGTGGGGACTCGACGGTGGAGTTCCGACCGGACCGAGAACCGGCACGGTGA
- a CDS encoding 7-carboxy-7-deazaguanine synthase QueE has translation MAADGEPLLLIAEVFGPTLQGEGPSTGRPAMFVRLSRCNLSCTWCDTPETWDTTRFDLRRHTTAQTSARLAETVLHADVELVVITGGEPLIQQRRLVDLLDLLLAAGRRIEIETNGTITPEPGLIRPGVRFNVSPKLPGSGLPAHRRLVPTALKTLAAADSVCKFVIAPAHQEIDLAEADAIATAYPFREVWLMPEATTHTDATAGLRALAEPVLARGWALSPRLHITLWEGQPGR, from the coding sequence ATGGCTGCTGACGGTGAGCCGTTGCTGCTCATCGCGGAGGTCTTCGGCCCTACTCTGCAAGGCGAAGGGCCGAGCACGGGCCGGCCCGCGATGTTCGTCCGTCTCTCGCGGTGCAACCTGTCCTGCACGTGGTGCGACACGCCGGAGACCTGGGACACCACTCGCTTCGACCTACGCAGACACACCACCGCACAGACATCGGCGCGGCTTGCCGAAACGGTGTTGCATGCCGACGTCGAACTGGTGGTGATCACCGGCGGGGAACCGCTGATTCAGCAACGCAGGCTCGTGGATCTACTCGATCTCCTCCTGGCGGCGGGCCGCCGCATCGAGATCGAGACCAACGGCACCATCACCCCAGAACCGGGCCTGATCCGACCAGGCGTGCGCTTCAACGTCAGCCCGAAACTCCCCGGCAGCGGCCTGCCCGCGCACCGACGGCTCGTGCCCACCGCGCTGAAGACCTTGGCCGCCGCCGACAGCGTGTGCAAATTCGTGATCGCCCCCGCCCACCAGGAGATCGACCTCGCCGAGGCCGATGCGATCGCCACCGCCTACCCCTTCCGCGAGGTCTGGCTGATGCCGGAGGCCACCACCCACACCGACGCCACCGCAGGACTACGCGCCCTGGCCGAGCCGGTACTGGCCCGTGGCTGGGCACTGAGCCCGAGACTGCACATCACGCTCTGGGAAGGGCAACCCGGCCGCTGA
- a CDS encoding replication initiator produces MSTLDERISRRVQAVDYQHWREKVVAVGGCSAPVRLAGAWQVQSHAGHVLAHRGGDVFTPCGNRRESVCPSCSDRYSADAFHLMRAGLSGGAKDVPLSVRERPRLFVTLTAPSFGPVHSRRTSARGRAVPCRCGDYHHTADPRIGTPLDPDTYDYRGAVLWQGHAGELWARTMTRLRRLIAHAAGLTVRDFRFHARLSFAKVAEYQRRGLVHFHAVIRLDGPDGAVDPSPSWATTDLLTTAVREAARTTKHRPKDLRHTLVWGEQVDVRPIRADQASAVESPDGGISEGGLAAYVAKYATKGTNKSEAADRPIRSQAHLDALDVSPHHRRMMQTAWDLGAHPDLVHLRRWAHMLGFRGHFLSKSKAYSTTFTRLRDDRRAWRLTQVLDALGVNTESVIVVNSWEFLGTGYKSDAERELAEAIYEGQRDQRQQKYRQEEV; encoded by the coding sequence CTGTCCACTTTGGACGAACGCATCAGCCGACGTGTCCAGGCCGTCGACTACCAGCACTGGCGAGAGAAGGTCGTCGCGGTCGGCGGCTGCTCGGCCCCGGTACGCCTGGCCGGTGCCTGGCAGGTCCAGAGCCATGCTGGTCATGTCCTGGCGCACCGGGGCGGCGACGTCTTCACCCCGTGCGGCAACCGCCGTGAGTCGGTGTGCCCGAGCTGTAGTGACCGGTACTCGGCCGATGCCTTCCATCTGATGCGCGCGGGCCTGTCCGGCGGAGCCAAGGACGTGCCCCTCTCCGTCCGTGAACGTCCGAGGTTGTTCGTCACCCTCACCGCACCCAGCTTCGGCCCGGTGCACTCTCGGCGGACTTCGGCACGCGGACGGGCGGTGCCGTGCCGCTGCGGCGACTACCACCACACGGCTGACCCCCGGATCGGCACACCACTGGACCCGGACACCTACGACTACCGCGGCGCGGTGCTCTGGCAAGGCCACGCCGGCGAACTCTGGGCACGGACCATGACGCGCCTTCGGCGTCTCATCGCCCACGCTGCCGGACTGACCGTCCGAGACTTCCGCTTCCACGCTCGGCTGTCCTTCGCCAAGGTCGCCGAATACCAACGACGCGGCCTGGTCCACTTCCACGCCGTGATCCGCCTCGACGGACCCGACGGCGCCGTCGACCCTTCCCCATCGTGGGCCACCACCGATCTGCTCACCACGGCGGTACGAGAAGCCGCCCGCACCACGAAGCACCGACCGAAGGACTTGCGCCACACCCTCGTCTGGGGCGAGCAGGTCGACGTTCGACCGATCCGCGCCGACCAGGCCTCGGCGGTCGAATCCCCTGACGGCGGAATCTCCGAAGGCGGCTTGGCCGCCTACGTCGCCAAGTACGCCACCAAGGGCACCAACAAGTCCGAAGCAGCCGACCGCCCGATCCGCTCCCAAGCCCATCTGGACGCCCTCGACGTCTCACCACACCACCGCAGGATGATGCAGACCGCCTGGGACCTCGGCGCGCACCCGGATCTGGTCCACCTCCGACGGTGGGCACACATGCTCGGATTTCGAGGCCACTTCCTCAGCAAGAGCAAGGCCTACTCGACCACCTTCACCCGCCTCCGCGACGACCGACGCGCATGGCGACTGACCCAAGTCCTCGACGCACTCGGCGTCAACACCGAATCGGTCATCGTCGTCAACTCCTGGGAATTCCTCGGCACCGGATACAAATCCGACGCCGAACGCGAACTCGCCGAAGCCATCTACGAGGGACAACGAGACCAACGCCAGCAGAAGTACCGACAGGAAGAGGTATGA
- a CDS encoding 5'-3' exonuclease: protein MPAQLCPLLFVDGHNLLWRAAFGFPAVISSRDKTRDLTAEFGFFALLRVAVRDELPTPPEILVVFDGQHGTEQRKAADPAYKSGRVLDDGALRPLRAIPRVQEALDLLGIAYIEIDTVEADDVIATLVAQSAETEPDRETWIMSSDRDYHQLLTDRIVALNTALRRGHRRIDAADVHERYGVTPDQWPCYRALTGDPADDIPGVPGIGAHTAARLLAGGARLEDLPDTSLLGSRRHRTLLEHWDDVLRWRELIRLRTDVVLPRTPTGHPSRALPAPAEVIDKLGLW from the coding sequence ATGCCTGCACAACTCTGTCCATTGCTGTTCGTAGACGGCCACAATCTCTTGTGGCGCGCGGCGTTCGGCTTCCCCGCGGTGATCTCCTCCCGCGACAAGACCCGCGACCTGACAGCCGAGTTCGGCTTCTTCGCCCTTCTCCGCGTCGCCGTCCGCGACGAACTCCCCACACCACCGGAGATCCTCGTCGTCTTCGACGGCCAACACGGCACCGAGCAACGCAAGGCCGCCGACCCGGCCTACAAGTCCGGCCGCGTCCTCGATGACGGCGCGCTACGGCCCCTGCGGGCGATCCCCCGTGTGCAGGAGGCCCTGGATCTGCTCGGCATCGCCTACATCGAGATCGACACGGTCGAAGCCGACGACGTCATCGCCACCCTGGTCGCACAAAGCGCTGAGACCGAGCCCGATCGGGAGACGTGGATCATGTCCAGCGACCGCGACTACCACCAGCTCCTCACCGACCGGATCGTCGCGCTGAACACCGCGCTCCGGCGCGGTCACCGCCGCATCGACGCCGCCGACGTACACGAGCGCTACGGCGTCACTCCCGACCAATGGCCCTGCTACCGTGCCCTGACCGGCGACCCGGCCGACGACATCCCCGGTGTTCCCGGCATCGGCGCCCACACCGCCGCCCGACTCCTCGCCGGCGGCGCGCGCCTCGAGGACCTGCCCGACACGTCGTTGCTGGGCAGCAGAAGACATCGAACGCTCCTCGAGCACTGGGACGACGTCCTGCGCTGGCGGGAGCTGATCCGACTGCGCACCGACGTCGTTCTTCCCCGCACACCCACCGGACACCCGAGCCGCGCTCTGCCCGCTCCGGCGGAAGTCATCGACAAGCTGGGGCTGTGGTGA
- a CDS encoding anti-sigma factor domain-containing protein, which translates to MSELEQGEECEHHETAVGWALSSLAPDEAARFAEHLPSCARCRGTVAETEELGALLGEAVPAAEPPAGMRDRMLARIAEVDQEPGPPPPHPPAEVPVATRHQSDGTASAGATRPPGGPGERARRPGWPERPRRRGRAAVALLAVAVAVLAAASAGLGLRLVEVHRQQEVQARQAASMETALRVAADPDMHRIVLHDPAQQTAAVLFATGAHGAVVSTGLPRNEADQMYVLWALQGDQPVPMAGFEVGAEQERMPTQTLRWSHDMTEDMASVTAFAISSEPDGDMPDAPSGDIVASGPMSG; encoded by the coding sequence GTGAGTGAGCTGGAACAGGGCGAGGAGTGTGAACACCACGAGACCGCGGTCGGCTGGGCGCTGTCCTCGCTGGCGCCCGACGAGGCCGCGAGGTTCGCCGAGCACCTGCCCTCCTGCGCGCGCTGTCGCGGCACGGTGGCGGAGACCGAGGAGCTCGGTGCGCTGCTCGGCGAGGCCGTGCCTGCGGCGGAACCGCCCGCGGGCATGCGGGACAGGATGCTCGCGCGGATCGCCGAGGTCGATCAGGAGCCGGGCCCTCCGCCGCCGCATCCCCCGGCCGAGGTGCCCGTCGCGACGCGGCACCAGTCGGACGGCACCGCATCGGCGGGCGCCACGCGGCCCCCTGGCGGCCCCGGTGAGCGCGCCAGGAGGCCGGGCTGGCCGGAGAGGCCCCGACGGCGTGGGCGGGCGGCCGTGGCCCTCCTCGCCGTCGCCGTGGCCGTGCTGGCGGCCGCGTCGGCCGGGCTCGGCCTGCGGCTCGTCGAAGTGCACCGGCAGCAGGAGGTCCAAGCCCGACAGGCCGCGTCGATGGAGACCGCGCTGCGGGTGGCCGCCGACCCCGACATGCACCGGATCGTGCTGCACGACCCCGCCCAGCAGACGGCGGCGGTGCTCTTCGCCACGGGCGCGCACGGCGCCGTGGTGTCCACCGGCCTGCCCCGCAACGAGGCCGATCAGATGTACGTGCTCTGGGCGCTCCAGGGTGACCAGCCGGTCCCCATGGCGGGTTTCGAGGTCGGAGCGGAGCAGGAGCGGATGCCCACCCAGACGCTCCGGTGGTCCCATGACATGACCGAGGACATGGCTTCGGTGACGGCGTTCGCGATCTCGTCGGAGCCCGACGGGGACATGCCGGACGCCCCGTCCGGCGACATCGTCGCCAGCGGCCCGATGAGCGGCTGA
- a CDS encoding phosphotransferase enzyme family protein, producing MGVSTAGAQLIRDGTNVMYRLPGAVVARIGPAGSHGLAERQITASRWLADAGIPVVQVLDGVEQPTLVGDRPVTWWVTLPEHRHAEPAELGAMLRRLHELAVPESALFPEVDPLDGLYEAIRDGSPLLAQDDRRWLQDLVDSLRADYGDVAQDLPRHVIHGDAWQGNVVVVDPDRPVLLDLDHFGIGPWEWDLISLAVDYTDFARITPTDYRAFVEAYGGYDMTAWPGYRTLATIREVRWATFALSKATTDDEVAKQARHRVACLRGVIDRPWTWTAL from the coding sequence GTGGGCGTGTCAACCGCGGGCGCCCAGCTCATTCGTGACGGTACGAACGTGATGTATCGACTTCCCGGCGCGGTGGTGGCTCGGATCGGCCCCGCTGGCTCCCATGGTCTCGCCGAACGTCAGATCACGGCGTCGCGGTGGCTGGCCGATGCCGGCATCCCGGTCGTACAGGTTCTTGACGGTGTCGAGCAGCCGACGTTGGTCGGCGATCGGCCTGTGACGTGGTGGGTGACGCTGCCCGAGCACCGGCACGCCGAGCCTGCCGAACTCGGTGCGATGTTGCGCCGACTGCACGAGCTGGCCGTCCCCGAGTCTGCCCTGTTCCCGGAGGTGGACCCGCTCGACGGGTTGTACGAGGCCATCCGCGATGGCAGCCCCCTCCTCGCCCAAGACGACCGAAGGTGGCTTCAGGACCTCGTGGACAGCCTGCGCGCCGACTACGGCGACGTAGCGCAGGATCTGCCGAGGCATGTGATCCACGGCGACGCCTGGCAGGGCAACGTCGTCGTGGTCGATCCCGATCGTCCCGTGCTGTTGGACCTCGATCACTTCGGCATCGGGCCCTGGGAATGGGACCTGATCTCGCTTGCGGTCGACTACACCGACTTCGCGCGCATCACTCCCACGGATTATCGGGCGTTCGTCGAGGCCTACGGCGGATACGACATGACCGCCTGGCCCGGCTACCGCACCCTGGCGACCATCCGAGAAGTGCGCTGGGCGACCTTCGCCCTGAGCAAAGCCACCACCGACGACGAGGTGGCGAAACAAGCTCGACATCGGGTCGCCTGCTTGCGCGGCGTCATCGACCGGCCTTGGACGTGGACCGCTCTGTAA
- a CDS encoding helix-turn-helix domain-containing protein: MSIARAAYSVTEVARLLGIGRSLAYHQVRAGVIPARQIGDRWVISKVKFHKWLDEEIA, from the coding sequence ATGAGTATCGCTCGTGCTGCGTACTCGGTAACGGAGGTTGCGCGTCTGCTGGGTATTGGGCGGAGCCTGGCCTACCACCAGGTTCGCGCCGGGGTCATTCCGGCTCGTCAGATTGGTGACCGGTGGGTGATCTCGAAGGTGAAGTTTCACAAGTGGTTGGATGAGGAGATCGCGTAA